One genomic window of Coffea eugenioides isolate CCC68of chromosome 1, Ceug_1.0, whole genome shotgun sequence includes the following:
- the LOC113778420 gene encoding F-box protein At2g27310 produces the protein MNMSSSCSTSAAATSADGGGATTITAVHPDIIQTHILTRLDGPTLASTSCASSDLHSLCTEENLWKTICNSNWPSTAHPCIQQAIASFPSGHRSFYSDSFPNLHHHHRQPPAHRRPKSNDSSLGHSSELISAVDIHYGNELVYSKVAVTETSSGWFMCSPFRVDLLDPKEIVPALAKFDGEDDKCMARVEENMRLSWIVIDPAKKRAVNLSSLTPVDVRRHWLTGEIQASYATVMATGGCGGRAGREFVICKAVVTCGGKEGGDLQVREISMQVEDLEGKIISGKDTLVILQEAMDGNRSKGEAGEEKRMYEVFLELRREWRERRQNRERRLDMVCIATGVSIFMAFWAFVLFR, from the coding sequence ATGAATATGTCTTCTAGCTGCTCCACTTCCGCCGCAGCGACCTCCGCCGACGGTGGCGGAGCCACCACGATCACCGCTGTCCATCCGGACATCATCCAAACACATATCTTGACTAGGCTTGATGGCCCAACTCTTGCTTCTACAAGCTGTGCTTCTTCAGATTTACACAGCCTTTGCACGGAGGAAAATCTTTGGAAGACAATTTGCAATTCGAACTGGCCGTCAACAGCCCATCCATGCATTCAGCAAGCAATAGCGAGCTTTCCTTCCGGCCACCGTTCGTTCTATTCGGATTCTTTCCCCaacctccaccaccaccaccggCAGCCGCCGGCCCACCGCCGGCCCAAGTCCAATGATAGTAGTCTTGGTCACTCATCAGAATTGATTTCTGCTGTTGACATTCATTATGGCAATGAGCTTGTTTACTCCAAAGTCGCCGTGACGGAGACGTCCTCCGGCTGGTTCATGTGTTCACCCTTCAGGGTTGACCTGCTAGACCCCAAAGAGATAGTTCCGGCACTGGCGAAGTTCGACGGCGAGGACGACAAGTGCATGGCTAGAGTGGAGGAGAACATGAGGCTGAGCTGGATAGTCATCGACCCCGCGAAAAAACGGGCTGTTAACTTGTCGAGTTTGACTCCGGTGGATGTCCGGCGCCATTGGTTAACAGGAGAAATTCAGGCCTCTTACGCGACGGTGATGGCTACCGGAGGTTGCGGCGGCCGTGCTGGCAGAGAGTTTGTTATCTGTAAAGCTGTGGTTACTTGTGGAGGGAAGGAAGGAGGGGACTTGCAAGTGAGGGAGATAAGCATGCAGGTGGAGGACTTGGAGGGGAAAATAATTAGCGGGAAGGACACTTTGGTAATTTTACAGGAAGCCATGGATGGGAACAGGAGTAAAGGTGAAGCTGGAGAGGAGAAAAGGATGTATGAAGTGTTTTTGGAGCTTAGGAGAGAATGGAGGGAGAGAAGGCAAAACAGAGAAAGGAGGTTGGATATGGTGTGCATAGCCACTGGGGTTAGTATTTTCATGGCTTTCTGGGCGTTTGTTTTGTTTAGATGA
- the LOC113781246 gene encoding myosin-13, whose translation MLRKNLNVDGGLVGGQSKVRKRGSSSSSSSSLVRNYRLKRAILVGKKAGSSTPVPTWKMSSSSRSPSLKNVKNILLAPKGGGGGGGDRGKELSVSARKLAATLWEINGVVSTAKMKSHVEDRKSEIDQGGDRKDRILKSSKGGSVPFYCSDPSFSPLSEKMDQPNAGSHRRRASVGSQKLLPSDCNLGGFTSLHNASLMEVDQNQLHVHSRTPRGNKVKHRLKDLLGALTTSKDLLNVLNHIWRLEEQPPASLSLLSALKVELERAYIQVNKVIHEQKSSQHEIDFLLHQFQEERATWKMKDKERIRSAVKAIAGELEIEKKLKRQTERLNKKLGRELADTKKALARANKELESEKRAREILEQVCDELARGIGEDRAVVEGLKKESAKVREEVEKEREMLHLADVLREERVQMKLLEAKYEFEEKNAAVDELRTELEAYLKTKVDEEQEASSPNYERIKELQKYLRETLPVSSQYQDQEKNDVEVAYKEEVEEAEDSGDSDLHSIELNMDDNSKSHKWSDVVQDGSKKMAINGKTTGRKSTSEKRQRQSISIERQTPDGIEWEFSPTRHRNSDTLAGGKLFEFPSKAWKKECEDEIERYNMIKDLRDHIVSGTRISSSHEVASPQKKLPSQDPSRVVSEAFAVLQRAL comes from the exons ATGCTGAGGAAAAACTTAAATGTGGATGGAGGACTTGTTGGAGGGCAGAGCAAGGTGAGAAAGAGGGGAAGTTCATCATCATCTTCGTCTTCATTAGTTCGAAATTATCGGTTGAAAAGGGCAATTTTGGTTGGAAAGAAAGCAGGTTCAAGCACTCCTGTTCCAACTTGGAAGATGAGTAGTAGTTCAAGATCACCTTCTCTGAAAAATGTCAAGAATATTCTGCTGGCACCAAAGggtggtggcggtggtggtggtgatAGAGGGAAAGAATTGTCGGTGTCGGCTCGAAAACTGGCTGCTACCTTGTGGGAGATTAATGGGGTGGTTTCTACTGCTAAAATGAAAAGCCATGTGGAAGATAGAAAAAGTGAAATTGATCAAGGGGGTGATAGGAAAGATAGAATTTTGAAGTCATCCAAAGGCGGTTCAGTGCCATTTTATTGTTCTGATCCATCTTTTAGTCCTTTATCTGAG AAAATGGATCAGCCTAATGCGGGCTCTCATCGAAGAAGAGCTTCAGTTGGTTCTCAGAAACTTCTGCCATCTGACTGCAACTTGGGTGGCTTTACCTCTCTTCATAATGCCAGCTTAATGGAG GTGGATCAGAATCAGTTACATGTTCATAGCCGAACTCCCCGCGGGAACAAAGTTAAGCACCGGTTGAAAGATTTACTAGGTGCTCTTACCACATCCAAGGATCTGTTGAATGTATTGAATCACATATGGCGTCTTGAAGAACAACCACCTGCTAGCTTGTCCCTGCTTTCAGCCTTAAAAGTTGAGCTCGAACGAGCTTATATTCAGGTTAATAAGGTGATTCATGAGCAAAAATCAAGTCAGCACGAGATTGATTTTCTGTTGCATCAGTTTCAGGAAGAGAGAGCCACTTGGAAAATGAAAGATAAAGAACGGATACGTAGTGCTGTTAAAGCAATTGCAGGGGAGCTTGAGATAGAGAAGAAGCTGAAGCGTCAAACAGAGAGACTGAACAAGAAACTAGGAAGAGAATTAGCAGACACAAAAAAAGCTTTGGCGAGGGCTAACAAGGAACTCGAAAGTGAGAAGAGGGCAAGAGAGATTTTAGAGCAAGTATGCGATGAATTAGCTAGAGGAATTGGAGAAGATAGAGCTGTTGTGGAAGGACTTAAAAAAGAATCTGCTAAAGTTCGTGAAGAGGTGGAAAAAGAGAGGGAAATGCTTCATCTGGCTGATGTGCTGCGAGAGGAAAGGGTCCAAATGAAACTTTTGGAAGCCAAGTAtgaatttgaagagaaaaatgctGCTGTTGATGAATTGAGGACTGAGCTTGAGGCCTACTTAAAAACCAAGGTAGACGAAGAGCAAGAGGCCAGCTCTCCAAACTATGAAAGGATAAAGGAACTTCAGAAATATTTAAGAGAGACCCTTCCAGTTTCAAGTCAATATCAAGATCAAGAGAAGAATGATGTGGAAGTTGCGTACAAGGAGGAGGTAGAGGAAGCAGAAGATTCAGGTGATAGTGATCTTCACTCGATTGAATTGAACATGGATGATAATAGCAAGAGTCACAAATGGAGTGATGTTGTTCAAGATGGCTCGAAGAAGATGGCAATCAATGGTAAAACTACAGGAAGGAAGTCCACCTCTGAAAAGAGACAAAGGCAAAGCATTTCCATAGAAAGGCAAACTCCTGATGGGATTGAGTGGGAATTTTCTCCCACACGACACAGAAATTCTGATACGCTTGCAGGGGGGAAATTGTTCGAATTTCCTTCCAAAGCTTGGAAAAAAGAATGTGAAGATGAAATTGAGAGATACAACATGATCAAGGACCTTAGAGACCATATCGTTTCTGGTACAAGAATATCATCATCTCATGAAGTTGCTAGCCCCCAAAAAAAGTTGCCATCTCAAGATCCTAGCAGGGTGGTATCGGAAGCATTTGCAGTATTGCAACGAGCACTTTGA
- the LOC113761490 gene encoding photosystem I subunit O produces MATTFATASTVAGLGTSSLSSPSRASSPKKVCLNSGFLKSPVTTRNPLSLAQISGGKFTCFERDWLRTDFNVIGFGLIGWIAPSSIPVINGKSLTGLLFESIGTELAHFPTGPPLTSPFWLWMVTWHLGLFITLTFGQIGFKGRTEGYFDK; encoded by the exons ATGGCTACCACATTTGCTACTGCCTCAACCGTGGCAGGCTTGGGAACATCTTCTTTGTCATCGCCTTCTCGGGCATCTTCACCAAAGAAAGTATGCTTGAACTCAG GCTTCCTAAAATCTCCCGTAACGACTAGGAATCCTTTGAGCCTAGCACAAATATCAGGAGGGAAGTTTACTTG CTTTGAGAGAGACTGGCTGAGGACAGACTTCAATGTGATTGGATTTGGATTAATTGGTTGGATTGCACCTTCCAGCATTCCAGTAATTAATGGGAAAAGCTTGACAGGGCTCCTCTTTGAGAGTATTGGAACTGAGCTGGCTCACTTCCCTACTGGTCCTCCTCTCACTTCTCCATTCTG GTTGTGGATGGTCACTTGGCATTTGGGGTTGTTTATCACCCTTACTTTTGGACAAATTGGATTCAAGGGGAGGACTGAGGGCTATTTTGACAAATGA
- the LOC113783323 gene encoding bifunctional nitrilase/nitrile hydratase NIT4B, translated as MALIPTNSHSQVNEGPLFAEVDMGADSSATSVRATVVQASTIFYDTPATLDKSERLLAEAASYGAQLVVFPEAFIGGYPRGSNFGVTVGNRTAKGKEDFRKYHAAAIDVPGPEVDRLAAMAGKYKVYLVMGVIEREGYTLYCTVLFFDSQGRYLGKHRKVMPTALERVIWGFGDGSTIPVFETPIGKIGAAICWENKMPLLRMAMYAKGIEIYCAPTADSRDVWQASMTHIALEGGCFVLSANQFCRRKDYPPPPEYLFLGTEEDPDSVVCAGGSVIISPSGTVLAGPNYEGEALISADLDLGAIARAKFDFDVVGHYSRPEVLSLVVRDHPTRPVTFTSESEKGEGTQK; from the exons ATGGCTTTAATTCCCACAAATTCCCATTCCCAGGTCAATGAAGGACCCTTGTTTGCAGAAGTGGACATGGGTGCTGACTCCTCTGCAACCTCTGTTCGTGCCACCGTGGTCCAGGCCTCTACCATTTTCTATGATACCCCTGCCACCCTGG ATAAATCTGAAAGGCTGCTCGCTGAAGCAGCCTCTTATGGTGCCCAATTGGTTGTATTTCCTGAAGCGTTTATTGGTGGCTATCCTCGtggatcaaattttggtgttacAGTTGGTAATCGTACAGCAAAGGGTAAGGAAGACTTCCGGAAATATCATGCTGCAGCCATAGATGTGCCTG GTCCTGAAGTTGATCGTTTGGCTGCCATGGCTGGAAAATATAAAGTGTATTTAGTGATGGGTGTGATTGAGAGAGAGGGATACACACTCTACTGTACAGTACTGTTTTTTGACTCTCAAGGTCGTTACCTTGGAAAGCACCGTAAAGTCATGCCAACAGCTTTGGAAAGAGTAATCTGGGGATTTGGAGATGGATCTACAATTCCAGTTTTTGAGACACCAATTGGAAAAATAGGTGCTGCAATATGTTGGGAAAATAAAATGCCACTACTAAGGATGGCAATGTATGCTAAAG GCATTGAAATATATTGTGCACCTACTGCTGATTCGAGAGATGTATGGCAAGCATCAATGACTCATATTGCTCTTGAGGGTGGATGTTTTGTTTTATCTGCCAACCAGTTCTGCCGAAGGAAAGATTACCCACCTCCGCCTGAATATCTCTTTTTAGGCACTGAAGAAGATCCTGACTCTGTTGTTTGTGCTGGTGGAAGTGTTATAATTTCACCATCAGGGACTGTGCTTGCTGGACCAAACTATGAAGGGGAAGCACTCATCTCTGCAGATCTGG ATCTCGGAGCAATAGCGCGGGCAAAGTTTGATTTCGATGTAGTTGGGCATTATTCAAGGCCTGAAGTGCTTAGCCTAGTCGTTAGAGACCATCCTACAAGACCAGTAACTTTCACTTCAGAATCGGAAAAAGGGGAAGGCACACAGAAGTAG
- the LOC113768765 gene encoding uncharacterized protein LOC113768765 encodes MATVVLSYVQNLWPFSILKDDLRVSNSLVKKLPIPESTKRFVYAIQEPESGAVIYVLCVQNLSERSALDAECLIKVVKPDAVLAQVGPSIEGNEFSMEKIASEACSSPDSYFSAKSDDRRGNEFLLPTSAFEVLRRCFLHKINKEKYENVAGSLVLREIFGVSFNGHFFSAKRAAEEVGAAFFLLESPFVKCSGDGKCSSEMDNEEEEVVEVGLGTGLRGFGIQPNSLVPQKGISMASMSLRRFSAMNDVQSWMVKSLSRELSNLSSVLKVGSEDVQPRVDYEAPQFSQSIYPLLVDLHDIFVDIPYMGSALAHAQKMLSAINKGEAVDGQLLSEVHVFRIAVEGLRIALNDAARLPINKLGNPLPSKCEFSELPVQEKSHALIAQALQSQTTKFKSIVALVDANGLAGLRKHWNTPVPVEIKNMVQQLVTNCENDRKILSDKKALLSAKPILAVGAGATAVLGASSLSKVVPASSLVKILTFNVPASLKLMVTQTYKVVALTFGKSVGPSKVIAPGVASGVKTSFLKAAASAEKIRAVAHSIIASVEKTSLSATRTAFYEIMRKRHVQPVGFLPWATFGCSIATCAGLLMYGDGIECAVESVPAAPSIASLGRGVQSLHLASQAVRQAESSKIQKSIESLLDRFRKMKVQ; translated from the coding sequence ATGGCCACGGTTGTGTTGAGTTATGTGCAAAATTTATGGCCTTTTTCTATCTTGAAAGATGATTTGAGGGTTTCAAATAGTTTAGTGAAGAAATTGCCAATACCCGAAAGCACAAAAAGGTTTGTTTATGCTATCCAAGAGCCTGAATCAGGGGCCGTGATATATGTTCTCTGTGTTCAGAATTTATCAGAAAGGTCAGCTTTAGATGCTGAATGCCTTATTAAAGTGGTTAAACCTGATGCCGTGCTCGCCCAGGTTGGTCCCTCGATCGAGGGGAATGAGTTTTCTATGGAGAAAATTGCATCTGAAGCTTGTAGTAGCCCAGATAGTTATTTTAGTGCTAAGAGTGATGATAGGAGGGGTAATGAGTTTCTGTTGCCAACATCGGCATTTGAGGTATTAAGGAGGTGTTTTTTGCATAAAATTAATAAGGAGAAGTATGAGAATGTGGCTGGGAGTTTGGTATTGAGGGAGATTTTCGGGGTCAGTTTTAATGGTCATTTCTTCTCGGCTAAGAGGGCTGCTGAGGAAGTTGGTGCGGCATTCTTTTTGCTGGAGTCACCTTTTGTGAAATGTAGTGGTGATGGTAAATGCTCTTCGGAGATGGACAacgaggaggaggaggtggtggaggTTGGGTTGGGAACTGGTCTTCGTGGCTTTGGTATACAACCTAATAGTTTGGTTCCTCAGAAAGGGATCTCAATGGCGTCAATGAGTTTAAGGCGGTTTTCTGCTATGAATGATGTTCAATCCTGGATGGTGAAGTCCTTGTCCAGAGAATTGAGTAACTTAAGTTCTGTTCTAAAGGTGGGTTCTGAAGATGTTCAACCCAGGGTTGATTATGAGGCCCCACAGTTTTCACAATCCATCTATCCCTTACTCGTTGATTTACATGATATTTTTGTTGACATCCCATATATGGGCAGTGCTCTAGCTCATGCTCAAAAGATGCTTTCTGCTATTAATAAGGGAGAAGCTGTTGATGGCCAGCTCCTTTCAGAAGTTCATGTATTTCGGATTGCTGTTGAGGGATTGCGGATTGCTTTGAATGATGCAGCTCGGCTCCCTATTAACAAATTGGGGAACCCTCTCCCCTCTAAATGTGAGTTTTCGGAGCTTCCAGTTCAGGAAAAGTCCCATGCACTCATTGCACAAGCTCTTCAAAGCCAGACTACAAAGTTCAAATCAATTGTAGCACTAGTTGATGCTAATGGCTTAGCAGGCTTGAGAAAACACTGGAATACTCCTGTTCCAGTGGAAATTAAGAACATGGTTCAACAGCTGGTTACTAATTGTGAGAATGACAGGAAAATACTCAGCGACAAGAAGGCGTTGCTCTCAGCAAAACCAATATTAGCAGTTGGGGCAGGTGCAACAGCAGTGTTAGGAGCATCTTCCCTCTCCAAAGTCGTTCCAGCATCATCTTTGGTCAAGATTTTGACCTTCAATGTTCCTGCTTCGCTTAAACTTATGGTGACTCAAACCTATAAGGTTGTTGCTCTTACATTTGGTAAAAGTGTTGGTCCTTCAAAAGTGATCGCACCTGGAGTGGCAAGTGGAGTCAAAACGTCTTTTCTGAAGGCAGCTGCTTCTGCTGAGAAAATTCGTGCTGTAGCTCATAGCATTATAGCTTCTGTTGAGAAAACTAGCCTTTCTGCCACAAGAACTGCATTCTATGAAATAATGAGGAAACGGCACGTTCAGCCGGTTGGCTTTCTGCCATGGGCTACCTTTGGATGTAGTATTGCTACTTGTGCAGGATTGCTTATGTATGGAGATGGAATAGAATGTGCAGTTGAATCTGTTCCTGCCGCTCCTTCAATTGCCAGTTTAGGGCGTGGCGTCCAAAGTCTACACCTGGCATCTCAGGCAGTCCGGCAAGCTGAAAGCTCCAAAATACAAAAGTCAATAGAATCCCTTCTTGATAGATTTAGGAAGATGAAGGTTCAATGA